A window of Myxococcus xanthus contains these coding sequences:
- a CDS encoding sensor histidine kinase, which translates to MSPARDEPSSPPSPPMALKERAARLFREHLSAVRVRTDRLFAGLMLGQWAVGIVIALFGPRGSGAQLQAAVLVGTLLSAFPMVMARWRPGSMPTRHVVAVCQALWSSLLIYLTDGRVETHFHIFGSLAFLALYRDPWVLLSASITTVVDHVMRGTLWSHSLYGGLPPELWRFVEHAFWVAFIDVVLVYSCRGMLRELREVAVRRAELELAREREHAKARELDRALRELSGFQEHLIRVEKLAAVGQLAASVGHELRNPLAAVRNSHAYLSRKLTRDPAGAADDPRVPQFLGLMERELNACAKIISDLLDFARERPPALQPCPLRPLVDEAIGVVPQREGVRIVNDVPESLPVPHLDKEQFRQVLVNLVQNAVEAMPVGRNGVVSVVAEGGDASPWRIRVMDDGAGIPPEVLPKIFEPLFTTKTRGTGLGLAIVANMVQRHGGTISVRSEAERGSEFLIELPAAAAAQAA; encoded by the coding sequence ATGAGCCCAGCGCGCGACGAGCCGTCCAGCCCGCCCAGCCCGCCCATGGCGCTCAAGGAGCGCGCCGCGCGGCTGTTCCGCGAGCACCTGTCCGCGGTGCGGGTCCGCACGGACCGGCTCTTCGCGGGGCTGATGCTGGGCCAGTGGGCGGTGGGCATCGTCATCGCGCTGTTTGGTCCGCGGGGCAGCGGCGCGCAGCTCCAGGCGGCCGTGCTGGTGGGGACGCTGCTCAGCGCCTTCCCGATGGTGATGGCCCGCTGGCGCCCGGGCTCCATGCCCACCCGTCACGTGGTGGCCGTATGCCAGGCGCTCTGGTCCTCGCTGCTCATCTACCTGACGGACGGCCGGGTGGAGACGCACTTCCACATCTTCGGCTCGCTGGCCTTCCTGGCGCTGTACCGCGACCCGTGGGTGCTGCTCTCCGCGAGCATCACCACCGTCGTGGACCACGTGATGCGCGGCACCCTGTGGTCACACTCGCTCTACGGCGGGCTTCCGCCGGAGCTGTGGCGGTTCGTGGAGCACGCCTTCTGGGTGGCCTTCATCGACGTGGTGCTGGTGTATTCGTGCCGGGGCATGTTGCGCGAGCTGCGCGAGGTGGCGGTGCGCCGGGCGGAGCTGGAGCTGGCCCGCGAACGGGAGCACGCGAAGGCGCGCGAGCTGGACCGCGCCCTGCGCGAGCTCAGCGGCTTCCAGGAGCACCTCATCCGCGTGGAGAAGCTGGCCGCGGTGGGACAGTTGGCCGCCAGCGTGGGGCACGAGCTGCGAAACCCGCTGGCCGCCGTGCGCAACTCCCACGCCTATCTCTCCCGGAAGCTCACGAGGGACCCAGCAGGGGCCGCGGATGACCCACGGGTCCCCCAGTTCCTGGGGCTGATGGAGCGCGAGCTGAACGCCTGCGCGAAAATCATCTCCGACCTGCTCGACTTCGCTCGCGAGCGTCCGCCCGCGCTCCAGCCGTGTCCGCTGCGTCCGTTGGTGGACGAGGCCATTGGCGTGGTGCCGCAGCGGGAAGGGGTGCGAATCGTCAATGACGTGCCGGAGTCGTTGCCGGTGCCGCACCTGGACAAGGAGCAGTTCCGTCAGGTTCTGGTGAACCTGGTGCAGAACGCAGTGGAGGCCATGCCCGTGGGGCGCAATGGAGTGGTTTCAGTCGTAGCGGAAGGTGGAGACGCGAGTCCCTGGCGCATCCGGGTCATGGATGACGGCGCGGGGATTCCTCCGGAGGTGTTGCCCAAGATTTTCGAACCGCTCTTCACCACGAAGACGCGTGGCACCGGCTTGGGACTGGCCATTGTCGCCAACATGGTGCAACGTCATGGCGGCACAATCTCTGTGCGCAGCGAAGCGGAGCGGGGTAGTGAGTTCCTCATCGAGCTCCCCGCGGCAGCGGCGGCCCAGGCCGCATGA
- a CDS encoding HPF/RaiA family ribosome-associated protein produces MNRALQITYRGMETSEALSEHIRDHAGKLEQFYDGIVGCHVVVEEPHRHKQHGRHFHVRVDVSVPGRNIVASRDPQARTGHEDAYQAVTEAFDAARRQLQHYADALNTHHG; encoded by the coding sequence ATGAACCGAGCGCTGCAAATCACCTATCGGGGCATGGAGACGAGCGAGGCCCTGAGCGAGCACATCCGCGACCACGCCGGCAAGCTGGAGCAGTTCTACGACGGCATCGTGGGGTGCCACGTGGTGGTGGAGGAGCCGCACCGGCACAAGCAGCACGGCAGGCATTTCCACGTGCGCGTGGATGTGAGTGTGCCAGGAAGGAACATCGTCGCCAGCCGGGATCCGCAGGCGCGCACCGGGCACGAGGATGCCTATCAAGCGGTGACGGAGGCGTTCGACGCCGCCAGGCGCCAGCTCCAACACTACGCGGACGCGCTCAACACGCACCACGGGTGA
- a CDS encoding zinc-dependent alcohol dehydrogenase family protein, whose translation MEGSMRAMVLREVGQPLHETRLPIPRPGPEELLLRVRACAVCRTDLHVVDGELPKPKLPLVPGHEIVATVEAAGERATAIPVGTRVGVPWLGWSCGHCRFCLAGQENLCEQARFTGYQLDGGYAEFTVAHQRFCFPLPPEYTDVHAAPLMCAGLIGFRSLRMAGRERRLLGFYGFGAAAHLLIQVARHQGRRVFAFTRPGDVEGQRFARELGAEWAGDSDTVPPERLDAAILFAPVGALVPAALRAVDKAGVVVCGGIHMSDIPAFPYALLWEERVVRSVANLTRADALDFLALAPKVPVRTLVQTFPLSAANDALTALRRGQVHGAAVLEVAALG comes from the coding sequence ATGGAAGGAAGCATGCGCGCGATGGTGCTGCGCGAGGTCGGGCAGCCCCTGCATGAGACGCGGCTGCCCATTCCTCGCCCCGGCCCGGAGGAGCTGTTGCTTCGCGTGCGCGCCTGCGCGGTCTGCCGCACCGACCTGCACGTCGTGGACGGTGAGCTGCCGAAGCCCAAGCTGCCGCTGGTCCCAGGCCATGAAATCGTGGCCACGGTGGAGGCGGCGGGCGAGCGGGCGACGGCCATTCCCGTGGGCACGCGAGTGGGCGTCCCCTGGCTCGGCTGGAGCTGCGGCCACTGCCGCTTCTGTCTGGCCGGCCAGGAGAACCTCTGCGAGCAGGCACGCTTCACGGGGTACCAACTGGATGGTGGCTACGCGGAGTTCACGGTGGCCCACCAGCGCTTCTGCTTCCCCCTGCCGCCCGAGTACACCGACGTCCACGCCGCGCCGTTGATGTGCGCGGGCCTCATCGGCTTTCGCAGCCTCCGCATGGCGGGGAGGGAGCGTCGTCTGTTGGGTTTCTACGGCTTCGGCGCCGCGGCCCACCTGCTCATCCAGGTCGCGCGCCACCAAGGCCGGCGTGTCTTCGCCTTCACCCGGCCGGGGGACGTGGAGGGCCAACGGTTCGCGCGGGAGCTGGGCGCGGAGTGGGCCGGGGATTCGGACACCGTGCCTCCGGAGCGGCTGGACGCGGCCATCCTCTTCGCGCCGGTGGGCGCGCTGGTGCCCGCCGCGCTCCGGGCGGTGGACAAGGCCGGCGTGGTGGTGTGCGGCGGCATCCACATGAGCGACATCCCCGCGTTCCCCTATGCGCTGCTGTGGGAGGAGCGGGTGGTGCGCTCGGTGGCGAACCTCACCCGGGCGGATGCGCTGGACTTCCTCGCGCTCGCGCCCAAGGTGCCGGTGCGCACCCTGGTGCAAACCTTCCCACTGTCCGCCGCCAACGACGCCCTCACCGCGCTGAGGCGAGGCCAGGTGCACGGCGCGGCGGTGCTGGAGGTGGCGGCCCTGGGTTGA
- a CDS encoding LA_2272 family surface repeat-containing protein, with translation MATAALKWTGDSSARCRCSLARAGRRRLPMIPPGPGARAMRAGPHSKQSRKVQAMNRKVSVCAGMMAAVVAFSASAEETAGGPSSSAASGAASVDWPGVARELSAPPLVAAAEQPVNHALAAGAPAGSAPASDAVNPVASSNGASSMPVVPDGANAPSAGAPEAKAEADANEVHIPFSLTLVPGLSTSGFHTGNVVNNVSIGLVATHAKRVDGLAMSLAGNWVGEGGLSGAQLAVGANLAQGPVTGAQLSVGANVAGADLLGLQSTVGVNVVRGNAEGAQLAVGGNIASGEVNGTQMAVAVNVAGKSLLGAQLGVGANVSGGPVRGFQAAVGANIATGRVHGLQAAAGLNVAGQMTGLQMSSGVSYVRNLSGAQLSIINVGGEVDGAQVGIVNIASNVTGAQVGILNVARELDGEAVGILSFVGGGQAHVQAWTSDVALTNVGVKLGGRHIYSLFTVGYSPSIDEDRRRFVMGAGLGGHIPAGRFFFDIDAVSSTVHTKRLFDDSKHVLAQLRLTAGWQVARHFAVFGGVSANTLVTWDDSDPWKELGIGPQWRHVADEGRTTVRMWPGLLAGVQI, from the coding sequence ATGGCAACGGCTGCGCTGAAGTGGACAGGTGACAGTTCCGCGCGGTGCCGGTGTTCTCTTGCACGAGCGGGGCGGCGACGCCTCCCGATGATTCCTCCTGGCCCGGGTGCCCGCGCGATGCGGGCCGGGCCTCATTCAAAACAGTCCAGGAAGGTCCAGGCGATGAATCGCAAGGTCTCGGTGTGCGCGGGGATGATGGCGGCGGTGGTGGCGTTCTCGGCCTCCGCCGAGGAGACGGCGGGCGGGCCGTCCTCGAGCGCCGCGAGCGGAGCGGCGTCTGTCGATTGGCCGGGCGTGGCGCGCGAGCTGTCCGCACCGCCGCTGGTGGCCGCGGCGGAGCAGCCGGTGAACCACGCCTTGGCCGCCGGGGCGCCCGCGGGGAGCGCGCCAGCGTCCGACGCTGTGAACCCTGTGGCATCGTCGAATGGCGCGTCCTCCATGCCCGTCGTGCCTGACGGTGCCAATGCGCCTTCGGCAGGCGCGCCCGAGGCGAAGGCGGAGGCCGACGCGAACGAAGTGCACATTCCGTTCAGCCTCACCCTGGTGCCGGGGCTGAGTACGTCGGGTTTCCACACCGGCAACGTGGTCAACAACGTGTCCATCGGCCTGGTGGCGACGCATGCGAAGCGGGTGGACGGCCTGGCGATGTCGCTGGCAGGCAACTGGGTGGGGGAGGGCGGGCTGAGCGGCGCGCAGCTCGCGGTGGGCGCCAACCTGGCCCAGGGGCCGGTGACGGGCGCCCAGCTCTCCGTGGGCGCCAACGTGGCCGGCGCGGACCTGCTGGGCCTCCAGTCCACGGTGGGCGTCAACGTGGTGCGCGGGAACGCGGAAGGCGCGCAGCTCGCGGTGGGGGGCAACATCGCGTCGGGCGAGGTGAATGGCACGCAGATGGCCGTGGCCGTCAACGTCGCGGGGAAGAGCCTGCTGGGCGCGCAGCTCGGCGTGGGCGCCAACGTGTCGGGCGGCCCGGTGCGCGGGTTCCAGGCTGCGGTGGGCGCCAACATCGCGACAGGGCGGGTCCACGGGCTCCAGGCCGCCGCGGGCCTCAACGTGGCGGGGCAGATGACGGGGCTCCAGATGTCCTCGGGTGTCAGCTACGTGCGGAATCTCTCCGGCGCCCAGCTCTCCATCATCAACGTGGGCGGCGAGGTGGATGGCGCGCAGGTGGGCATCGTCAACATCGCCAGCAACGTGACGGGCGCGCAGGTGGGCATCCTCAACGTGGCCCGTGAGTTGGACGGCGAGGCGGTAGGCATCCTCAGCTTCGTTGGTGGCGGTCAGGCGCATGTGCAGGCCTGGACCAGTGACGTGGCGCTCACCAACGTGGGCGTGAAGCTGGGCGGCCGTCACATCTACTCGCTGTTCACGGTGGGCTACAGCCCCTCCATCGACGAGGACCGCCGCCGCTTCGTCATGGGCGCGGGCCTGGGCGGCCACATCCCCGCGGGCCGCTTCTTCTTCGACATCGACGCGGTGAGCAGCACCGTCCACACGAAGCGACTCTTCGACGACTCGAAGCATGTCCTGGCGCAGCTCCGGTTGACGGCGGGCTGGCAGGTGGCGCGGCACTTCGCGGTGTTCGGTGGCGTCAGCGCCAACACGCTCGTCACCTGGGATGACAGCGACCCGTGGAAGGAGCTGGGCATCGGGCCGCAGTGGCGCCACGTCGCGGACGAGGGCCGCACCACCGTGCGCATGTGGCCGGGCCTGCTCGCGGGGGTGCAGATTTGA
- a CDS encoding pyridoxamine 5'-phosphate oxidase family protein: protein MARKKKDTQDVTEHFDDLIKDIKVAMMTTVEADGSLRSRPMWTHARDFDGELWFFTREHSPKVDEVTHDHHVNLAYSDPTRDRYVSVSGRCRLVLDKEKARALWNPTLKAWFPDGLDDPELALLCVRVEKAEYWDTPSSRMVQLTGMVKAAFTGQPYAPGDHQKLDLDDSAPLPH, encoded by the coding sequence ATGGCCAGGAAGAAAAAGGACACCCAAGACGTCACCGAGCACTTCGATGACCTCATCAAGGACATCAAGGTCGCGATGATGACCACCGTGGAAGCGGATGGCAGCCTGCGCAGCCGCCCCATGTGGACGCACGCGCGTGACTTCGACGGAGAGCTCTGGTTCTTCACCCGCGAGCATTCCCCCAAGGTCGACGAGGTGACGCACGACCACCACGTCAACCTCGCGTACTCGGACCCGACCCGGGACCGCTACGTCTCCGTGAGCGGCCGTTGCCGGCTGGTGCTCGACAAGGAGAAGGCCCGCGCGCTGTGGAACCCCACCCTCAAGGCCTGGTTCCCCGACGGCCTGGACGACCCCGAGCTCGCCCTGCTCTGCGTCCGCGTGGAGAAGGCCGAGTATTGGGACACGCCCAGCAGCCGCATGGTCCAGCTCACCGGCATGGTGAAGGCCGCCTTCACCGGACAGCCCTACGCACCGGGCGACCACCAGAAGCTCGACCTGGACGACAGCGCCCCACTGCCCCATTGA
- a CDS encoding inositol-3-phosphate synthase, whose amino-acid sequence MENKRSVAKPDGKLAVLIPGLGAVSTTLMAGVELARKGKGHPIGSLTQMGTARLGKRTDGRTVKLNELVPLAELKDVAFGAWDIIREDAYEVAVRSGVLSDKHLEEVKPFLQSIKPKQGVHDPEFVRRIEANHIKATKTHRESIEALRQDIRDFKKELNATRAVMVVCSSVETFRPLPESFKTLAAFEKALDENSPDINPTALYTYAAIKEGVPFANATPNASVDTPALQEMAKQESVAVAGRDLKSGQTMMKTVIAPALKARMLGLDGWFSTNILGNRDGEVLDDPAAFKAKEVTKSSVLDTILQPDLYPELYKKYAHKVAIHYYPPRGDAKEGWDNIDITGWLGYPMQIKVNFLCRDSILAAPLVLDIALFLDLAKRLEWRGIQEWMSFYFKTPMAQPGLPVEHDLFIQLTKLKNTLRVVAGEDPITHLGLDYYGDDLPLSK is encoded by the coding sequence ATGGAAAACAAGAGGTCGGTCGCGAAGCCGGACGGCAAGCTCGCGGTCCTGATTCCGGGTCTGGGCGCTGTGTCCACCACGCTGATGGCGGGTGTCGAGCTGGCGCGCAAGGGCAAGGGTCACCCCATTGGGTCGCTCACGCAGATGGGCACCGCCCGCCTGGGGAAGCGGACCGACGGGCGCACCGTGAAGCTCAACGAGCTGGTGCCTCTGGCGGAGCTGAAGGACGTTGCCTTCGGCGCCTGGGACATCATCCGTGAGGACGCATACGAAGTGGCCGTGCGCTCGGGCGTGCTCAGCGACAAGCACCTGGAGGAGGTGAAGCCGTTCCTCCAGAGCATCAAGCCGAAGCAGGGCGTGCACGACCCTGAGTTCGTGCGCCGCATCGAGGCCAACCACATCAAGGCCACCAAGACGCACCGCGAGAGCATCGAAGCGCTGCGCCAGGACATCCGCGACTTCAAGAAGGAGCTCAACGCGACGCGCGCCGTGATGGTGGTGTGCAGCAGCGTGGAGACCTTCCGTCCGCTGCCCGAGTCCTTCAAGACGCTGGCCGCCTTCGAGAAGGCGCTGGACGAGAACAGCCCGGACATCAACCCCACCGCGCTGTACACCTACGCGGCCATCAAGGAGGGCGTGCCCTTCGCGAACGCCACGCCCAACGCCAGCGTGGACACGCCGGCGCTCCAGGAGATGGCCAAGCAGGAGTCGGTGGCCGTCGCCGGCCGCGACCTCAAGAGCGGCCAGACGATGATGAAGACGGTCATCGCGCCCGCGCTCAAGGCCCGCATGCTGGGTCTGGATGGCTGGTTCTCCACCAACATCCTGGGCAACCGCGACGGCGAGGTGCTGGACGACCCCGCGGCCTTCAAGGCCAAGGAAGTCACCAAGTCGAGCGTGCTGGACACCATCCTGCAGCCCGACCTGTACCCGGAGCTGTACAAGAAGTACGCGCACAAGGTGGCCATCCACTACTACCCGCCCCGCGGCGACGCGAAGGAGGGTTGGGACAACATCGACATCACCGGATGGCTCGGCTATCCGATGCAGATCAAGGTCAACTTCCTCTGCCGCGACTCCATCCTGGCCGCCCCGCTGGTGCTGGACATCGCGCTGTTCCTGGACCTGGCCAAGCGGCTGGAGTGGCGCGGCATCCAGGAGTGGATGTCCTTCTACTTCAAGACCCCCATGGCGCAGCCGGGTCTGCCGGTGGAGCACGACCTCTTCATCCAGCTCACCAAGCTGAAGAACACGCTGCGCGTCGTCGCGGGCGAGGACCCCATCACCCACCTCGGGCTCGACTATTACGGAGATGACCTCCCGCTCTCCAAATAA
- a CDS encoding phosphatase PAP2 family protein: MTSRSPNKVTALTWLSTVLGLSHLTLVYATGRLRWDHVAADALILGVAWSGPRLQRFLRGGLALWLTGMLLDSQGLWLFLRGPIHTGDLWELERQWFPAPGGTHWPEWWATRFTPAMDLLCGFAYAAYLYEVFILAIFFFVKKDSLFERLCWGFLAANAIGVVIYVLYPAAPPWYVLQYGPGPADLAAPPNPAGTARFDELLGISYFASFYSRSTNVFGAMPSLHAAYPFLVTLFVWSRGWAWRISTGLFALLVAFSAVYLTHHYILDVLAGLGVAAVAFLAVESVYARWTATTPWAVSLTTRGDTRA, from the coding sequence ATGACCTCCCGCTCTCCAAATAAGGTCACCGCGCTCACGTGGCTCTCCACCGTCCTGGGGTTGAGCCACTTGACGCTGGTGTACGCCACCGGCCGGCTGCGGTGGGACCACGTCGCGGCGGACGCGCTGATTCTGGGGGTGGCCTGGTCGGGCCCCCGCCTTCAGCGCTTCCTCCGCGGTGGGCTCGCGCTTTGGCTGACCGGGATGCTGCTGGACAGCCAGGGTCTCTGGCTGTTCCTGCGGGGCCCCATCCACACGGGCGACCTGTGGGAGTTGGAGCGCCAGTGGTTCCCGGCGCCCGGCGGCACCCACTGGCCCGAATGGTGGGCCACGCGCTTCACCCCGGCCATGGACCTGCTGTGCGGCTTCGCCTACGCGGCGTACCTGTACGAGGTCTTCATCCTGGCCATCTTCTTCTTCGTGAAGAAGGACTCGCTCTTCGAAAGGCTGTGCTGGGGCTTCCTGGCGGCGAACGCCATTGGCGTCGTCATCTACGTGCTCTACCCCGCCGCGCCGCCCTGGTACGTGCTCCAGTACGGCCCGGGACCGGCCGACCTGGCCGCGCCCCCCAACCCCGCGGGGACCGCCCGTTTCGACGAGTTGCTGGGCATCAGTTATTTCGCGAGCTTCTACTCGCGCAGCACCAACGTGTTCGGGGCCATGCCCTCACTGCACGCGGCGTACCCCTTCCTGGTGACGCTGTTCGTGTGGTCGCGCGGCTGGGCGTGGCGCATCTCCACCGGGCTGTTCGCGTTGCTCGTCGCCTTCTCCGCCGTATACCTGACGCACCACTACATCCTGGACGTGCTCGCGGGCCTGGGCGTGGCGGCGGTTGCATTCCTGGCGGTCGAAAGCGTCTACGCCCGTTGGACGGCCACCACACCGTGGGCCGTGTCGTTGACTACAAGAGGAGACACCCGTGCTTGA
- a CDS encoding GtrA family protein — translation MLENLMAWLTGNLSPSARIWTALAPAIVACTYFIGGLLLFCIRCAFKGIPRDEETLKRGSNGLVGFFLRHYFFWVIQPLWAVILRSGLPANALSMLSGLLGISSGVAVAAGRFALGGWLFLFAGILDVMDGRIARTRKEANPAGAALDSVLDRYVDSAMLMGLAWYYRDTWVLLPALMALLGSSLVPYVRAKGEGLGVNVRDGAMQRLERVLFMGAGTALSPILEAVFWPEEKHPMHWLAVVGLVFVAVMSNVTALSRFRNLVKALAPKRQEARSGKAIIGLNALAGAVATAVDFALVLALVEWAGVLPAWATVLGCGLGAVVNYSINRVLTFKSTGAVGRQLARYSVVSGTSALLNAGGVALLTLHPQLAYALGWWLVRGVVYFAWNLPLQRDYVFNNDAAASEDALMEQRPHAA, via the coding sequence GTGCTTGAGAACCTGATGGCGTGGTTGACCGGAAACCTGTCTCCGTCCGCCCGCATCTGGACGGCGCTGGCACCGGCCATCGTCGCCTGCACGTACTTCATCGGCGGCTTGCTCCTCTTCTGTATCCGCTGCGCCTTCAAGGGCATTCCCCGCGACGAGGAGACGCTCAAGCGCGGCAGCAACGGGCTGGTGGGCTTCTTCCTGCGGCACTACTTCTTCTGGGTCATCCAGCCGCTGTGGGCGGTGATTCTGCGCTCGGGTCTGCCGGCCAACGCGCTGTCCATGCTGTCGGGCCTGCTGGGCATCTCTTCCGGCGTGGCGGTGGCGGCGGGCCGCTTCGCGCTGGGCGGGTGGCTCTTCCTGTTCGCGGGCATCCTGGACGTGATGGACGGGCGCATCGCCCGCACGCGCAAGGAGGCCAACCCCGCGGGCGCGGCGCTGGACTCGGTGCTGGACCGGTACGTGGACTCGGCGATGCTCATGGGCCTGGCCTGGTACTACCGGGACACCTGGGTGCTGCTGCCCGCGCTGATGGCGCTGCTCGGCTCCTCGCTGGTGCCCTACGTGCGCGCCAAGGGCGAAGGCCTGGGCGTCAATGTGCGCGACGGCGCCATGCAGCGGCTGGAGCGGGTGCTCTTCATGGGCGCGGGCACGGCGCTGTCGCCCATCCTGGAGGCCGTCTTCTGGCCCGAGGAGAAGCACCCCATGCACTGGCTCGCGGTGGTGGGGCTCGTCTTCGTGGCCGTCATGAGCAACGTCACGGCGCTCTCCCGCTTCCGCAATCTGGTGAAGGCGCTGGCGCCCAAGCGTCAGGAGGCGCGCTCCGGCAAGGCCATCATCGGGCTCAACGCCCTGGCGGGCGCGGTGGCCACGGCGGTGGACTTCGCGCTGGTGCTGGCGCTGGTGGAGTGGGCGGGCGTGCTGCCCGCCTGGGCCACGGTGCTGGGCTGCGGCCTGGGCGCGGTGGTGAACTACTCCATCAACCGGGTGCTCACCTTCAAGAGCACCGGCGCGGTGGGGCGGCAGCTGGCGCGCTACTCGGTGGTGAGTGGAACCAGCGCGCTGCTCAACGCGGGCGGCGTGGCGCTACTGACGCTGCACCCGCAGCTGGCCTATGCGCTGGGGTGGTGGCTGGTGCGCGGCGTGGTGTACTTCGCGTGGAACCTGCCGCTGCAGCGTGACTACGTCTTCAACAACGACGCGGCGGCTTCCGAGGACGCGCTCATGGAGCAGCGCCCCCATGCGGCCTGA
- a CDS encoding protein-tyrosine phosphatase family protein, translating to MSFALLREVHHVPGVRGWVRKQVLRSVARCVEWTTKLPGRGLNVSQVNDWLYVGGAVPRSRYAELKARGITAVIDVRGERCDDAEALKALGIELLNLPVTDRYPPSVEQLMRGVEWALPRLEQGGTLYTHCEHGVGRGPLVGLAVMVARGWEAPTAYRELRQARWQSTLNDRQLNGLADFVAAWQARTSERAA from the coding sequence GTGAGTTTTGCTTTGCTGCGGGAAGTGCACCACGTGCCGGGTGTGCGCGGCTGGGTGCGCAAGCAGGTGCTGCGCTCAGTGGCGCGCTGCGTGGAGTGGACCACGAAGCTGCCGGGGCGCGGGCTGAACGTGTCTCAGGTGAACGACTGGCTGTACGTGGGTGGCGCGGTGCCTCGCTCGCGGTACGCGGAGCTGAAGGCGCGTGGCATCACCGCGGTGATTGACGTGCGGGGTGAGCGCTGTGACGACGCGGAGGCGTTGAAGGCGCTGGGCATCGAACTGCTGAACCTGCCGGTGACGGACCGCTATCCGCCATCGGTGGAGCAGCTGATGCGGGGCGTGGAATGGGCCTTGCCCCGGCTGGAGCAGGGCGGCACGCTGTATACCCACTGCGAGCACGGCGTGGGCCGGGGCCCCCTGGTGGGGCTGGCGGTGATGGTGGCGCGCGGCTGGGAGGCGCCGACCGCGTACCGCGAGCTGCGGCAGGCGCGGTGGCAGTCCACGCTGAATGACCGGCAGTTGAACGGGCTCGCGGACTTCGTCGCCGCGTGGCAGGCAAGGACGTCCGAGCGGGCGGCGTAG
- a CDS encoding DUF4340 domain-containing protein: protein MKKALVIVVGAAVLLLVFMFVAGEQPPGQPEASGGGRQLDLSGFDPARVSGLELSGVRRATLQRDGSGWTVADPGSPESRFLADEAMVKGALESLTRVAGAKFVTGEAGRLNEFWLDDARGLKVRILQEGRPPLELVLGKDGAPNGGTYVRKAANADVFEHPTLLGWLWRRRVMDWRDARLVRGAPGDITQLVFRVGDEAPVTVTSNGAPGGWRLAEGTQVPEGFRFSAHVVEQVVRDLLEVEAQDVLAGEAATEAKAALAQAHDTVEARLKNGKSVVLRLSRASESKDTVFVQLEGDARMYEVSAVAASQVRKRLVDFRDLLLLRFALEQVSQVRIQAGDTTVVVAKEAQGWVLIEPQSPPESFRFDASQVEAHLIWLQRLEASRLLDAAVQDVQAGLSPPVASVEVSEEGGAVQTLRLGNAVPDAPAGYQEVYARGSRDGFTYAVEDRARAWLSRGLALFSGP from the coding sequence ATGAAGAAGGCGCTGGTCATCGTGGTTGGCGCAGCCGTGCTGCTGCTCGTGTTCATGTTCGTCGCCGGTGAGCAGCCGCCGGGGCAGCCGGAAGCCAGCGGTGGTGGACGCCAGTTGGACCTGTCGGGCTTCGACCCGGCCCGAGTCTCCGGGCTGGAGCTCTCGGGCGTCCGCCGCGCCACGCTGCAGCGGGACGGCAGTGGGTGGACGGTCGCGGACCCGGGCTCGCCGGAGAGCCGCTTCCTGGCGGACGAGGCGATGGTGAAGGGCGCGCTGGAGTCCCTGACCCGGGTGGCCGGGGCGAAGTTCGTCACCGGCGAGGCCGGCCGGCTGAACGAGTTCTGGCTGGATGACGCGCGCGGGCTGAAGGTCCGCATCCTCCAGGAGGGCCGCCCTCCGCTGGAGCTGGTGCTCGGGAAGGATGGGGCGCCGAACGGTGGAACCTACGTGCGCAAGGCGGCCAACGCGGACGTCTTCGAGCACCCCACGTTGTTGGGCTGGTTGTGGCGTCGGCGCGTCATGGATTGGCGTGACGCGCGGCTGGTGCGGGGGGCGCCCGGGGACATCACGCAGTTGGTGTTTCGAGTCGGGGACGAAGCGCCGGTGACGGTGACGTCGAATGGCGCGCCCGGCGGCTGGCGGCTCGCGGAGGGGACGCAGGTGCCGGAGGGCTTCCGGTTCAGCGCGCACGTGGTCGAACAGGTTGTGCGGGACTTGTTGGAGGTCGAGGCGCAGGACGTGCTCGCGGGGGAGGCCGCCACGGAGGCGAAGGCCGCGCTCGCCCAGGCGCATGACACGGTGGAGGCGCGCCTCAAGAATGGGAAGTCGGTGGTGCTGCGGCTGAGCCGTGCGTCGGAGTCCAAGGACACCGTCTTCGTCCAGTTGGAGGGAGATGCGCGGATGTACGAGGTGTCCGCGGTGGCGGCATCGCAGGTGCGAAAGCGGCTGGTGGACTTCCGCGACCTGCTCCTGCTGCGGTTCGCGTTGGAGCAGGTGAGCCAGGTGCGCATCCAGGCCGGTGACACGACGGTGGTGGTGGCGAAGGAAGCGCAGGGCTGGGTGCTGATTGAGCCGCAGTCGCCGCCGGAGTCCTTCCGGTTCGACGCGTCACAGGTGGAGGCGCATCTCATCTGGCTTCAGCGGCTCGAGGCCTCGCGCCTCCTCGACGCGGCGGTGCAGGACGTACAGGCGGGCCTGTCTCCGCCCGTGGCCTCCGTGGAGGTGAGCGAGGAGGGCGGCGCCGTGCAGACGCTGCGGCTCGGGAATGCGGTGCCGGACGCACCGGCGGGCTACCAGGAGGTGTACGCCCGAGGCTCGCGCGACGGCTTTACGTATGCCGTGGAGGACAGGGCTCGCGCCTGGTTGTCGCGTGGCCTCGCGCTCTTTAGCGGGCCGTAG